A stretch of DNA from Gammaproteobacteria bacterium:
ACGTCCTCGACCACCATCGGGCGGATATCCATCACGGCAACTCCGACCACGGCGACTCCCTGCGAAACTGTGCCCAGTTGATGTTCACATCCGGTTCACGCAGATAAAGCGGCCGAACGTCGCTATTGGGTGGGAACTCCTGGCGTTCCACCGGTCCGACCGCCAGACCCAAGAGCGCCTCTGCCGACGGGTAGCGGGGACGACCGGCCTTGATCCGGTGCAACCCTCGCAGCACGGTTTCGTCGAGGATCTCCCAGTCGCCGACGACGAGAGCGTTCTGCGGGTCCGACTCGAGCAGGGCACGCAGGTGGTTCGGACTTACGATCCTGGGGTCGCCGTCTCGCACAACTCCCCCGGGAACCGGTTGGTATGACGCTACGGCCACCTCTCCGCGACGCACATCGATGACGGACCAGATATGACGGTGACCGGTCGTTGCATCAAGGGCGACGGCATCCAATGAGACGATCGGGATGAGGGGGACACCGAGGCTGGCAGCAAGACCCTGGGCGGTGGCCAGCCCGACCCGAATGCCCGTGTACAGGCCGGGGCCGATGTCAATCGCAATGGCATCCACATCGGTGGGAATCCACCCTGCCTGGTCGAACAGGTAGTCGAGCGCGGAAACGATGAACGCTGCGTGACCTCGACGATCGACCTTGGTGGCCGAAGCGACGGTGCGCCGGCCTTCCCCGAGCGCGACGGAGGAGGCAGGCGTGGCGGTTTCGATTGCGAGCAGTTTCATTCCATCACGTCCTCGAGGCGCCGGTCGGTCCAGGCCGGCCCATGACCTGCGAGGCTGATCTGGCGAGTCCCATCCTCTTCGACCTCGAACTGCACCCGGAGATACTGGCTTGGCATCGCCGACTCCACGGCGTCTCCCCACTCGACCGCGAGGATTGCGTCGTCTGCCTCGTCGAGTAGATCGAGGTCCGCCAGTTCATTCAGTGACCCGAGCCGATAGACGTCGGCATGGATGAGAGGGATGAAGCCGCCCTGGTAGCGGCGAACGAGTACGAAACTGGGGCTGGTCACCTGGTCTTCGACACCGAGACCTTCGGCGAGGCCGGCCACGAACGCCGTCTTGCCGGATCCGAGTTCTCCGCAGAGCAGCACGATATCGTTGGGCCGGAGAAGGCTGGCGAGCCGGCGGCCCACGAAGCGGGTTTCGACTTCTGAAGATGACCTGACATTCATCCGAACAGTCCCAGTTGCTCGGGCTCTTCCTCTTCCACCTTGGCCGTCCTGGACAGTACCCCTTCGATCAGCAAGAAGTCTTCGCGCATATGGCTCAAGACCGACTCGCCTCCACGCAACGCTGCAGCCGGATGGAATGTTGGAACGACGGTGCGATTCCACCAAGGGTACGCATGACCACGAAGCTTTGTGATGCCCATCTCCTGCTTGAGTAACAGCTTGGTGGCGAAGTTGCCGAGCGTTGAAACCACGTCGGGGTCGATAAGCTTGATCTGCTCGGCAAGATATCCCTTGCAGGCTTCGATCTCATCCAGTTTCGGGTCCCGGTTCCCCGGGGGACGGCACTTGACGACGTTGGCGATGTATACGTCTTCGCGTCTGAGGTCGACCTCTTCGAGCAGCCGATTCAGGAGTTGCCCGGCCGCCCCGACGAACGGCACACCCTGCAGATCCTCATTCCTTCCGGGCCCTTCCCCGACGAACATGACGCGGGCATCCGCAGAGCCGTCACCGAATACAACGGTGGTTCTGGTCTCGGCGAGCCGGCACGCTGTGCAAGCACGGGCGCGCTCCTCGAGCTCTCGAAGTGCCTCGTGTGCGTCCGTCACGTGTCCTCAGTCGTCTTCCGCCATGTCAGCGCCGCCTCGATCGCATGCCCTGTCGCGGCAAACGCTCCTTCGGCGACGGCATCGACGTCGGCCTGAACGTTCCCGCAAGAGACCGCGAATGCGGCATCGCCATCATATCGAGTATGCGACGGTCTGACGCACACAGCGAGGGAATCTTGCGCGCGAACGGCGACTCTGGTCAGCTCGGAGCGGGTGAGCTTGGCATCGGTGGCCACGACGATGAGCGTCGTGTTGGTGTTGGGGACCGGCGGAATCACGGACGGCCCCGGCTCTATCGAGCCTCCGGTGAGTGGTGTGCCCGAAAGGGTGAAGATGTCCCCGACGGCGTTGACGACGACCAGTGTGGCCACGGTCGCGTCGCCGACGGTCACGGCGGCGGATCCGAGCCCGCCGGGTTGGAACGCCCCTCGCCACCCGGCGACCAGCGCTCCGGCACCGACACCGATCGGGCCCGATTCGACGGCTCGATCGGACGCTGCACGGTAGGCCGCTGCGCCTTCGTCGGGCCCCGGCCGGATGGAAGGGTCGCCGGTGAGCAGGTCGTAGATCACCGCCGCCGGCACGATCGGAACCAGACCCGTTGGAGTCGGATACCCACGTCCTTCGGCTTCGAGTTCTCTCATCACGCCATCCGCGGCAGCGAGACCGAAGGCCGAACCTCCGGTCAACAGGATCGCCTGCACGGTTTCGACGCTCATCCCCGGCGCCAGCAGGGCGCTCTCCCTGGTTCCGGGCGCAGCGCCGCGAATCTCGATCGCAACCACGTTCGGCTCCGGGAGTGACACGACGGTGCAGCCGGTCTTCGCTTCCGTGTCGGTCCAATGCCCGACGCGTATCCCGGGAACCGCAGTGATCGTGTTCACAGATACCTCCTCGGCAGCCGCGGACCGATCTGACAGACGATCTCGTACGCGATCGTTCCGAGATGTTCGGCCC
This window harbors:
- the tsaB gene encoding tRNA (adenosine(37)-N6)-threonylcarbamoyltransferase complex dimerization subunit type 1 TsaB, with the protein product MKLLAIETATPASSVALGEGRRTVASATKVDRRGHAAFIVSALDYLFDQAGWIPTDVDAIAIDIGPGLYTGIRVGLATAQGLAASLGVPLIPIVSLDAVALDATTGHRHIWSVIDVRRGEVAVASYQPVPGGVVRDGDPRIVSPNHLRALLESDPQNALVVGDWEILDETVLRGLHRIKAGRPRYPSAEALLGLAVGPVERQEFPPNSDVRPLYLREPDVNINWAQFRRESPWSELP
- the tsaE gene encoding tRNA (adenosine(37)-N6)-threonylcarbamoyltransferase complex ATPase subunit type 1 TsaE; its protein translation is MNVRSSSEVETRFVGRRLASLLRPNDIVLLCGELGSGKTAFVAGLAEGLGVEDQVTSPSFVLVRRYQGGFIPLIHADVYRLGSLNELADLDLLDEADDAILAVEWGDAVESAMPSQYLRVQFEVEEDGTRQISLAGHGPAWTDRRLEDVME
- a CDS encoding uracil-DNA glycosylase — protein: MTDAHEALRELEERARACTACRLAETRTTVVFGDGSADARVMFVGEGPGRNEDLQGVPFVGAAGQLLNRLLEEVDLRREDVYIANVVKCRPPGNRDPKLDEIEACKGYLAEQIKLIDPDVVSTLGNFATKLLLKQEMGITKLRGHAYPWWNRTVVPTFHPAAALRGGESVLSHMREDFLLIEGVLSRTAKVEEEEPEQLGLFG
- a CDS encoding peptidase S58 family protein, which translates into the protein MNTITAVPGIRVGHWTDTEAKTGCTVVSLPEPNVVAIEIRGAAPGTRESALLAPGMSVETVQAILLTGGSAFGLAAADGVMRELEAEGRGYPTPTGLVPIVPAAVIYDLLTGDPSIRPGPDEGAAAYRAASDRAVESGPIGVGAGALVAGWRGAFQPGGLGSAAVTVGDATVATLVVVNAVGDIFTLSGTPLTGGSIEPGPSVIPPVPNTNTTLIVVATDAKLTRSELTRVAVRAQDSLAVCVRPSHTRYDGDAAFAVSCGNVQADVDAVAEGAFAATGHAIEAALTWRKTTEDT